A single region of the Pseudalkalibacillus berkeleyi genome encodes:
- a CDS encoding MFS transporter — protein MSESSAEAKIITESEEQKDSFKNLIAIKDYRLLIAGQFVSALGDGVYALSLIWAMKILTGSALLMSFVLAAEVVPTILFGIISGVLVDRGNQKMYMLLADIFRGIVVVTLVLLFWFNMLNPWMLIAAAVLVSSFDAFFLPAKTVAIKTIVPDHLMTRAQSVSATIQTVVGLAAPALAGVLLLYSLSTAFLFNAATFFISFLFILFIKNKALSEKSTEKLNLKIFGKDLKTGFKTIVKVPILRGMIIYLVLINFMLAPIAILFPLFVDNVSQLAIVEIAFFIGILVGSISINFMNKFPKIVPMVTGLILMLGAFGALAFTNNFIIITALVAIAGIGSPLVSIALQSLFMVKVPREVLGRSQSTMRVLLESSKPISLLLTGALLVHFSISSFFLGIAIFGGIVVLMMILNPVIRKAE, from the coding sequence ATGTCTGAATCATCAGCAGAAGCTAAGATCATTACGGAAAGTGAAGAACAAAAGGATAGTTTCAAGAACCTGATCGCAATTAAAGATTATCGTTTATTGATTGCTGGCCAGTTTGTTTCTGCATTGGGAGATGGGGTATATGCCCTATCACTTATTTGGGCTATGAAAATATTGACTGGATCAGCTTTGCTTATGTCATTTGTATTGGCTGCCGAAGTGGTTCCAACGATACTATTTGGTATCATATCTGGGGTACTTGTTGATAGAGGAAACCAAAAAATGTATATGCTTCTAGCAGATATTTTCAGAGGTATAGTGGTAGTCACCCTTGTACTTCTATTCTGGTTCAATATGCTCAACCCTTGGATGCTGATTGCAGCAGCAGTATTGGTATCTTCGTTCGATGCATTTTTCTTGCCTGCTAAGACAGTGGCCATCAAAACGATTGTACCTGATCATTTAATGACTCGTGCTCAAAGTGTATCTGCTACCATCCAAACCGTTGTAGGTTTAGCAGCTCCTGCACTTGCCGGTGTATTGTTGTTATATAGCCTTTCAACTGCATTCCTTTTCAATGCTGCGACTTTCTTTATTTCGTTCCTTTTCATTCTGTTTATAAAAAACAAAGCTTTGTCAGAAAAATCAACAGAAAAATTGAATTTAAAAATATTCGGTAAAGATCTCAAAACCGGGTTTAAAACAATTGTAAAAGTGCCGATTTTAAGAGGAATGATTATATATTTAGTACTAATCAATTTCATGTTGGCGCCAATTGCTATATTATTTCCGTTATTCGTAGACAATGTGTCCCAGCTTGCGATTGTAGAAATTGCATTTTTCATTGGTATTCTCGTTGGATCAATTTCAATCAACTTTATGAATAAATTCCCCAAAATTGTACCTATGGTCACAGGGTTAATTCTCATGTTAGGTGCATTTGGCGCATTAGCATTTACAAATAACTTTATCATTATTACAGCTTTAGTAGCTATTGCAGGGATTGGTAGCCCATTAGTAAGCATCGCATTGCAATCATTGTTTATGGTGAAGGTACCTAGGGAAGTATTAGGAAGATCTCAAAGTACGATGAGGGTGTTATTGGAATCAAGTAAACCAATCTCACTCCTGTTAACAGGTGCATTACTGGTACATTTCAGCATCAGTTCATTCTTCCTCGGAATCGCCATCTTCGGTGGTATCGTCGTTCTTATGATGATCTTGAATCCTGTCATTAGAAAAGCAGAGTAA
- a CDS encoding serine kinase, with protein sequence MKFLVVIPLILFGAFLFGLTIDSLGDIGNLILKLLGGVCLFVAILIGRKKK encoded by the coding sequence TTGAAATTTCTTGTTGTTATTCCGCTTATTCTTTTTGGGGCTTTTTTGTTTGGACTAACAATTGACAGCCTTGGAGATATTGGAAACTTAATATTGAAATTACTAGGTGGAGTTTGTCTATTTGTTGCAATATTAATTGGTAGAAAGAAGAAATAG
- a CDS encoding DUF4181 domain-containing protein: MNFFTGVSLVTLIAIYLWISQYYLKRHLGIQNKWRWLLSEDRNKLAVMIDVIILVLFIFTYMFFNFEENHYSTMVRVSPMFMLFFLQNINQGIEKFLVHRSDQSYYHNWLGAFVILVTFIIMFIGEQQ, from the coding sequence TTGAATTTTTTCACAGGTGTAAGTTTAGTAACCTTAATTGCAATATATCTATGGATTAGTCAGTACTATTTAAAAAGACACCTTGGTATACAGAACAAATGGCGTTGGTTACTTTCAGAGGATAGAAATAAGCTCGCTGTTATGATTGATGTTATTATATTAGTCTTATTCATCTTTACATATATGTTTTTCAATTTTGAGGAAAATCATTATTCAACAATGGTAAGAGTTAGCCCGATGTTTATGTTGTTTTTCCTTCAAAATATTAATCAAGGCATTGAAAAATTTCTTGTACACCGATCTGATCAATCATATTACCATAATTGGTTAGGAGCATTTGTCATACTAGTCACATTCATTATTATGTTTATAGGAGAACAACAGTAA
- a CDS encoding M3 family oligoendopeptidase, producing MGEIIEKYIGINMEKYENEFNYLLNRFEKASNYKEQSEWFRKINDQRFIFETTYNYVRLQHFRDMNDGMFKEEFSILSKIEPRYQTLVGQYYNSILNATYRNYLEEQWGKQIFQLAELKHDTYSKAIEDDLKKESQLIMEYHALLGEAVISFSNKELSLSTITPYLNSSDKLTRKKAHEAKYKFFKDNESQFDEILHELVCTRNKIATKLGYSSFIQLGYKRMNRTGHTSSDLSIYRNQVKNYGVPFVSKLRESQKNRIGVEKLKYYDEGYLFENGSRTITDSHQDVLNHYRKFLTEQSPETKAFYNELIANNLMDLSSRTNKMGGNFATYISYNKHPYLFANLQGTANDVRILTHETGHAFQFTMSRHWNIPEYIIPYDSAEIFSFGMERLAWPWFESFFGEDSKRYQYEQLITPFMYMPFASAVDEFEHYLYDHPDVSVNQRKTKWRELEHKYLPERDYDGNEFLESGTKFYEIGHLFTTPFYFMDYDLAHFCAVQLWKNNQESPKETWVNYLEMCRNGGKLPFNDLIKQAHISSPFEANSLKPVLSYIEEWIDQTESYIK from the coding sequence ATGGGAGAAATTATTGAGAAATATATCGGTATCAATATGGAAAAGTATGAAAATGAGTTTAATTATTTGTTAAATCGATTTGAGAAAGCTAGTAATTACAAGGAGCAGTCTGAGTGGTTCCGTAAAATTAACGACCAACGTTTTATTTTTGAAACTACCTATAACTATGTAAGACTTCAACATTTTCGAGATATGAATGATGGAATGTTCAAAGAGGAGTTCTCGATTCTTAGTAAGATAGAGCCTCGTTATCAAACTTTAGTGGGGCAATACTATAATTCCATTCTTAATGCCACTTATAGAAATTATCTAGAAGAACAATGGGGTAAACAAATTTTTCAACTTGCAGAATTAAAGCATGATACATACTCTAAAGCTATTGAAGATGATCTAAAAAAAGAAAGCCAGCTCATTATGGAGTACCACGCTCTTCTAGGAGAGGCAGTAATCAGCTTCTCTAATAAAGAATTAAGTCTTTCAACCATCACTCCATATCTAAACTCCTCAGATAAACTCACACGTAAAAAAGCGCATGAAGCAAAATATAAGTTTTTCAAAGATAATGAAAGCCAATTTGATGAAATATTACATGAACTTGTTTGTACAAGAAACAAAATTGCAACTAAGTTAGGATATTCCTCCTTTATACAATTAGGTTACAAAAGAATGAATCGAACTGGACATACTTCATCGGATTTATCCATTTATCGCAACCAAGTTAAAAATTATGGTGTTCCATTTGTATCTAAACTACGTGAATCTCAAAAAAATCGAATTGGTGTTGAAAAACTAAAATACTATGATGAAGGATATTTATTCGAGAACGGATCCCGAACTATTACTGACTCTCATCAAGATGTATTAAATCATTATAGAAAGTTCCTTACTGAACAATCGCCAGAGACAAAAGCTTTTTACAATGAACTGATAGCCAACAATTTAATGGATCTAAGTTCACGAACGAATAAAATGGGTGGGAACTTTGCTACATACATCAGTTATAATAAACACCCCTATCTGTTTGCTAATTTACAGGGAACAGCAAATGACGTACGCATTCTAACACATGAAACCGGACATGCTTTTCAATTTACTATGTCACGACACTGGAATATACCTGAATATATTATCCCATACGACTCTGCAGAAATATTTTCATTTGGAATGGAGCGTCTTGCATGGCCATGGTTTGAGTCTTTCTTTGGTGAGGATTCAAAACGTTACCAGTATGAGCAGTTGATTACTCCTTTTATGTATATGCCTTTTGCAAGTGCTGTAGATGAATTCGAACACTACCTATATGATCATCCAGATGTTTCAGTCAATCAAAGGAAAACTAAGTGGAGAGAACTAGAACATAAATATCTTCCAGAACGAGATTATGATGGAAATGAATTTTTAGAAAGTGGAACAAAATTTTATGAAATAGGTCATTTGTTTACTACCCCATTTTATTTTATGGACTATGATCTCGCACACTTTTGTGCAGTCCAGCTATGGAAAAACAATCAAGAGAGTCCAAAGGAAACATGGGTGAACTATTTGGAGATGTGTCGAAATGGAGGTAAGCTTCCATTTAATGATCTAATAAAACAAGCCCATATTTCCTCTCCATTTGAAGCAAACAGTCTAAAACCGGTTTTATCATATATTGAAGAATGGATAGATCAAACAGAATCATATATTAAATAA
- a CDS encoding GyrI-like domain-containing protein, whose translation MLLSRRKSEIKHLVEPVKLIGAFKSSETKEDNGYWVCYEVRNFEDVPEGMVRLFTPAQMYAVLHYEGHASKIHQVYSHLHQWIEENGYNRLREKWSLEIYSKWTENEDNVKLCDPVD comes from the coding sequence ATGTTACTAAGTAGACGTAAATCAGAAATAAAGCACTTAGTAGAACCAGTCAAGCTTATTGGTGCATTCAAATCTTCTGAGACTAAAGAAGACAATGGCTACTGGGTTTGTTATGAAGTCCGAAATTTTGAGGATGTTCCTGAAGGGATGGTTCGTCTCTTTACCCCAGCACAAATGTATGCAGTTCTTCACTATGAAGGTCACGCCTCTAAAATTCACCAAGTTTATTCTCATTTGCATCAATGGATTGAGGAGAACGGCTACAATAGACTACGAGAAAAATGGTCACTAGAAATTTATTCTAAATGGACAGAAAACGAAGACAATGTGAAACTTTGTGATCCAGTCGACTAA
- a CDS encoding ATP-dependent helicase, whose protein sequence is MLNRQQIEAVEYIEGPLLILAGPGSGKTRTISSRYEHLLRLGVKPKEILMVTFTRKAANEMKSRIAHNFQNFRMEETWVETFHRICMEILKKDGNHLGVPRDFKICNQYESKTIVQNIINRFDLRDGNDEEEDRVTKEVALDAMNKLKTNLISPHALKNEVPTLRCMNWDQSKKIIDDLKENDTSLFNALKVIYPEYQKELLRNRLMDFDDMMFYTVGLLDKCPEVLERYQEQFKYIMVDEMQDTNHVQFKILELLAGDKQNICVVGDDAQSIYGFRGAAIENILDFDRHFSGTNVVKLEQNYRSTKRIVDFSNSIIRHNKNQKVKSLFTENELGEKITVMKADNDEQEAEVVAKRILAMHQEERFDFNELAVLFRNNSHMNKFAKVFDEHSIPFRITGDIEFVDRIEIRDILAYLKLIENPEDATQLRRIINKPKRGIGRKSIEYIFDHIGENAIGFLKEKETLSKMTKAGQKGIKDLVAVIESCGPILHERGLSYTIEHLLRALDYENKVYSKSLDWMKDEVSESLNELIRLAKMAESEKPGLSVEAFREYLANLYVEDENQKSKVTLMTIHKSKGLEFPVVFVSGMDNLTFPNEQKEDFESELEEERRVLYVAATRAEKRLFLSYPLSREKRVEGTMKKLKSEKSLFLKEIGDSEYIEEL, encoded by the coding sequence ATGTTAAATAGGCAACAGATTGAAGCAGTGGAATATATAGAAGGACCATTATTGATTTTAGCTGGTCCGGGTTCTGGGAAAACTCGAACCATTTCAAGTCGTTATGAACACTTGTTAAGACTTGGCGTGAAACCGAAAGAAATTCTGATGGTAACATTCACGCGTAAAGCTGCGAACGAGATGAAATCTAGGATCGCTCATAACTTTCAAAATTTCAGAATGGAAGAGACCTGGGTAGAGACTTTTCATAGGATCTGTATGGAGATCTTGAAGAAAGATGGGAATCATTTAGGTGTCCCTAGGGACTTTAAAATTTGTAATCAATATGAATCCAAAACGATTGTGCAAAATATTATTAATCGTTTTGATTTGAGAGATGGAAATGATGAGGAAGAGGATCGAGTAACTAAAGAGGTAGCATTAGATGCTATGAATAAATTAAAGACGAACCTTATATCTCCTCATGCGCTAAAAAATGAGGTTCCGACTCTCCGTTGTATGAACTGGGATCAGTCTAAGAAGATTATTGATGATTTGAAAGAGAATGACACTAGTCTGTTCAATGCGCTTAAAGTAATCTACCCAGAATATCAGAAGGAATTATTAAGGAATAGATTAATGGATTTCGATGACATGATGTTCTATACCGTAGGATTGCTTGATAAGTGTCCAGAAGTGTTAGAAAGGTATCAAGAGCAGTTCAAATATATCATGGTCGATGAAATGCAGGACACAAATCATGTGCAATTTAAAATACTAGAGCTTCTAGCTGGAGATAAACAGAATATTTGTGTCGTAGGCGATGATGCTCAAAGCATTTACGGCTTCCGGGGTGCTGCAATTGAAAACATCTTAGACTTTGATCGCCATTTTTCAGGAACTAACGTCGTGAAATTAGAGCAAAACTACCGTTCGACAAAACGGATTGTTGATTTTTCTAATTCTATTATTCGTCATAATAAAAACCAGAAAGTAAAATCGTTATTTACTGAAAATGAACTAGGTGAAAAGATTACAGTCATGAAAGCTGATAATGATGAACAGGAAGCGGAAGTAGTTGCTAAGCGTATTCTAGCAATGCATCAAGAAGAACGTTTTGACTTTAACGAATTGGCTGTACTTTTCAGAAATAACTCTCACATGAATAAATTTGCGAAAGTTTTCGATGAACATAGCATTCCTTTTCGAATTACTGGGGATATTGAATTTGTTGATCGCATCGAAATAAGAGATATCTTGGCTTATCTAAAACTGATTGAAAATCCTGAAGATGCAACACAATTAAGAAGGATTATTAATAAGCCGAAGAGAGGCATCGGTCGAAAGTCTATAGAGTATATCTTTGATCATATCGGTGAAAATGCGATTGGCTTTTTAAAGGAGAAAGAAACACTTTCTAAGATGACAAAAGCTGGACAAAAAGGGATTAAAGATTTAGTAGCTGTTATTGAATCATGCGGTCCTATTTTACATGAAAGAGGTCTTTCGTACACAATTGAACACCTGTTAAGAGCATTGGATTATGAAAATAAGGTATATAGCAAAAGTTTAGATTGGATGAAGGACGAGGTTTCGGAAAGCTTGAATGAGCTAATCAGATTAGCGAAAATGGCAGAGTCAGAAAAGCCTGGTCTGTCCGTTGAAGCGTTCAGAGAATATCTTGCTAATCTTTATGTGGAGGATGAGAATCAAAAGTCAAAAGTGACATTGATGACGATTCATAAATCAAAAGGACTTGAGTTTCCTGTCGTGTTTGTATCTGGAATGGACAATTTAACGTTCCCGAACGAACAGAAAGAGGACTTCGAATCAGAACTGGAAGAAGAGAGAAGAGTCCTTTACGTAGCAGCAACGAGAGCAGAAAAAAGACTATTCCTTTCCTATCCACTTTCAAGGGAAAAACGGGTAGAAGGTACGATGAAAAAGTTAAAATCCGAAAAGTCATTGTTCCTTAAAGAAATCGGTGACTCTGAATATATTGAAGAATTGTAA
- a CDS encoding histidine phosphatase family protein, with translation MNIYIVRHCKAEGQPAESPLTDVGKKQAEELASFFADKSIDTIVSSPFRRARQSIEPTAIKLGIQLKLDDRLSERVLCSESTEDWKQKLRGSFNELDLKLAGGESSREAMSRAVEVVGDLRTSGVENTILVTHGNLMTLLLKHFNDRFGYDEWEQLKNPDVFLLTINNHEHNLTRVWE, from the coding sequence ATGAATATATATATTGTACGACACTGTAAAGCTGAGGGGCAGCCAGCTGAGTCACCGCTCACAGATGTTGGAAAAAAACAAGCTGAGGAGTTAGCTAGCTTTTTTGCTGATAAAAGCATAGACACGATAGTTTCAAGTCCATTTAGACGAGCGCGACAATCTATTGAACCTACAGCTATTAAACTTGGAATACAGTTAAAACTAGATGATCGTTTGTCTGAACGTGTACTTTGCTCAGAATCTACTGAAGACTGGAAACAAAAATTAAGGGGCTCATTTAATGAGTTAGATCTTAAATTAGCTGGTGGTGAATCTAGTAGAGAAGCTATGAGTAGAGCAGTAGAGGTTGTTGGTGATTTAAGGACCTCGGGAGTTGAAAACACAATACTTGTTACGCATGGAAATTTGATGACTTTATTGCTTAAGCATTTTAATGATCGTTTCGGATATGATGAATGGGAGCAATTAAAAAACCCGGATGTTTTTCTTTTAACAATTAATAATCATGAACACAATTTAACTAGGGTTTGGGAGTAA
- a CDS encoding PAS domain S-box protein — protein MRKVSRTSLATLDPEDLYRQIVEFSFETTIIHSDQKVLFINESGAQFLKAKKEEIIGANIVDLFEERSRPFIRERIRRNQEEDLIGELIEDRIYLNDGTLADIEIYCHPVLFGNHIAVQSIIRDITSRKEAERQLKTASKEIMEISSTIVPISEGIGIIPLVGSFDSDKVNHLLDFIPNQLTKHQLEYLIIDFSGIYQMNLDVVNFLFKINSILQLLGIQPVLSGIRPALAQKTVQLGQDISTIRTVRNVKEALIKLRV, from the coding sequence ATGAGAAAGGTGTCTAGAACTAGTCTTGCCACACTTGACCCTGAGGATTTGTATCGTCAAATTGTCGAGTTCTCTTTTGAAACAACAATCATCCATTCAGACCAAAAAGTCCTTTTTATTAACGAATCTGGTGCTCAATTTTTGAAAGCAAAAAAAGAAGAGATAATTGGGGCTAATATTGTTGATCTATTTGAAGAACGTTCACGACCTTTTATAAGAGAACGGATTCGTCGCAATCAAGAAGAAGATCTGATTGGTGAATTAATCGAAGACAGAATCTATCTAAATGATGGGACTCTTGCAGACATTGAAATCTATTGTCATCCAGTTCTATTCGGTAATCATATCGCAGTTCAATCCATTATTAGAGATATTACCTCACGTAAAGAAGCAGAAAGACAATTAAAGACAGCATCCAAAGAAATTATGGAGATTTCTTCTACCATAGTTCCTATTTCTGAAGGCATCGGCATCATCCCACTTGTTGGATCATTTGATTCAGACAAAGTAAACCACCTTTTAGACTTCATTCCCAACCAACTGACTAAGCATCAGCTAGAGTATTTGATTATCGATTTTTCAGGTATCTATCAAATGAATCTTGATGTCGTCAATTTCCTATTTAAGATCAATTCAATTCTACAATTACTCGGAATCCAACCCGTATTATCAGGAATCAGACCAGCGCTTGCCCAAAAGACGGTTCAACTCGGACAAGATATCTCCACAATCCGCACAGTTCGAAATGTGAAAGAAGCATTAATAAAATTAAGAGTTTGA
- a CDS encoding non-canonical purine NTP pyrophosphatase, whose product MKIRFMSGNVNKLKEAQDILSTIGLEVVSVNTKINEIQTEDSIELVYDKVIKAFKQVGRPLFVEHTGLYVEHFEGLPGGLTQIFWDKLQADKFCEIFGNNHNVKAVAKTTIGYIDGKNTKIFEGEIEGEISTSPRGDRSFQWDCVFIPKGYDKTFAELGEKKNEISMRRKALDKFSLYLREGEDE is encoded by the coding sequence ATGAAAATAAGATTCATGTCAGGGAATGTAAATAAACTAAAAGAAGCTCAGGATATTTTGTCAACAATAGGACTTGAAGTTGTGTCTGTGAATACAAAAATTAATGAAATTCAAACTGAGGATTCAATAGAACTTGTTTATGATAAGGTTATAAAGGCATTCAAACAAGTAGGTAGACCGCTTTTTGTTGAACATACTGGATTATATGTTGAACACTTTGAAGGGTTGCCTGGAGGGCTTACTCAAATTTTTTGGGATAAGTTGCAAGCAGATAAGTTTTGTGAAATTTTTGGCAATAACCATAATGTGAAAGCAGTGGCTAAAACAACTATCGGTTATATTGATGGTAAAAACACAAAAATATTTGAAGGGGAAATTGAAGGTGAAATATCTACATCTCCTAGAGGCGATAGAAGTTTTCAGTGGGATTGTGTATTTATACCAAAGGGTTATGATAAGACATTTGCTGAACTCGGAGAAAAGAAGAATGAAATTTCAATGAGAAGAAAAGCATTAGACAAATTTTCTTTGTATTTAAGGGAGGGTGAAGATGAATAA
- a CDS encoding SIR2 family NAD-dependent protein deacylase yields the protein MNKNYQELIEAIRKKNIILFVGAGVSASLGLPTFRDLINHIAERMGYEQEIYNVLGGGDYLTLAEYYKIKKGSIGELRSWMDTNWHNPNIKINESKIHELIIKLDFPIIYTTNYDRWIEKAYDYHKKGYTKIKNVADIKDTKNGKTQIIKFHGDFDDDNSIVLTETSYFDRLNFDGPLDIKLRSDTLGKGILFIGYSLDDINIRYLLYKLTKLWESSSRPELKPKSFVFLPRPNEIKKTILENKGVNVINSEIDNLSKATEEFLETLWLEIKNS from the coding sequence ATGAATAAAAATTACCAAGAGTTAATCGAAGCGATTAGAAAAAAGAATATTATATTGTTTGTTGGTGCTGGAGTGTCTGCAAGTCTTGGCCTACCAACCTTTAGAGATTTAATAAACCATATAGCTGAAAGAATGGGTTATGAACAGGAAATTTATAATGTCTTGGGAGGGGGAGATTATTTAACATTAGCTGAATACTATAAAATCAAAAAAGGCTCAATTGGTGAGCTAAGAAGTTGGATGGACACTAATTGGCATAATCCTAACATAAAAATTAATGAATCTAAAATACATGAATTAATTATCAAACTTGATTTCCCTATAATTTACACAACAAATTATGATAGATGGATTGAGAAAGCATATGATTATCATAAAAAAGGCTATACAAAGATAAAAAATGTAGCTGATATAAAAGATACTAAAAATGGAAAAACACAAATCATTAAATTCCACGGTGATTTTGATGATGATAACTCCATTGTCTTAACAGAAACTAGTTACTTCGATAGATTAAATTTTGATGGCCCATTAGATATTAAACTAAGATCCGATACCTTAGGTAAAGGTATTTTGTTTATTGGTTACAGTTTAGATGACATAAACATCAGGTATTTACTTTACAAATTAACAAAGTTATGGGAATCATCTTCTAGACCTGAACTAAAGCCAAAGTCATTTGTTTTTCTACCACGTCCTAACGAAATTAAAAAGACCATATTAGAAAACAAAGGTGTAAATGTAATTAATTCAGAAATAGACAATTTAAGTAAAGCAACTGAAGAATTTCTTGAGACCTTATGGCTTGAAATAAAAAATAGTTAG
- a CDS encoding histidine phosphatase family protein, whose product MSTIVYMVRHGESPKEGNDRTRGLTEKGYMDAQRVTDILKKDKKIDVVVSSPYIRSISTVKELAKQIGQQVLVFEDLRERDFSTKVSRLADNELRPLLEESFLDSYYSFEGGESNADCQKRAIKVLKELLNTYRGKEIVIGTHGAVMTLMMRYFDSNYDLNFLHSTSKPDIYRMEFNEQELVNVERIWGKA is encoded by the coding sequence TTGAGTACAATTGTTTATATGGTGAGACATGGTGAATCGCCAAAAGAGGGAAATGATAGGACAAGAGGTTTAACAGAAAAAGGTTATATGGATGCTCAACGAGTAACTGACATATTGAAGAAAGATAAGAAAATTGATGTAGTTGTTTCAAGTCCATACATACGTTCAATATCAACTGTTAAAGAGTTAGCTAAACAGATAGGGCAGCAAGTTTTAGTTTTTGAGGATTTAAGGGAGAGGGATTTTTCAACTAAAGTGAGTAGATTAGCTGATAATGAACTACGTCCACTTTTGGAAGAGTCATTTCTTGATTCGTATTACTCCTTCGAAGGAGGAGAATCAAACGCTGATTGTCAAAAAAGAGCTATAAAAGTTTTAAAAGAATTACTAAACACTTATAGAGGTAAGGAAATAGTGATAGGAACCCACGGTGCTGTTATGACCTTGATGATGCGATATTTTGATAGCAATTATGACTTGAATTTTTTACATAGTACATCAAAACCTGATATTTATAGAATGGAATTCAATGAACAGGAATTGGTGAATGTCGAAAGAATCTGGGGAAAAGCCTAA